The Bacillus sp. Y1 genome has a window encoding:
- a CDS encoding TVP38/TMEM64 family protein, producing the protein MDEELALLLVMFQAGGVFTPIIFVLFHSLRQFLFIPVVIICIAGGILFGTVAGTIYSLIGLMISSILFFALVSKFPRTQEKLSSIRKKWFGEYRNLTVSQISILRLVPFVHYQLLNFCLMERHRGFKEYSKAAFITNLPLAFFYTVFGQFISQFTPTMIVIILFSLSILVYVLREKMTIIKWKDFFKESKLEKQG; encoded by the coding sequence ATGGATGAGGAGTTAGCGTTACTGCTTGTCATGTTTCAGGCTGGTGGAGTTTTCACCCCGATAATATTCGTCTTGTTCCATTCATTACGACAGTTTTTATTTATTCCTGTAGTCATCATCTGTATTGCGGGTGGAATTCTTTTTGGAACAGTAGCAGGTACGATATACTCGCTTATTGGGTTAATGATTAGTAGCATCCTGTTTTTTGCTCTCGTTTCAAAATTTCCAAGAACACAAGAAAAACTGTCTTCGATTCGGAAAAAGTGGTTTGGAGAGTATCGTAATTTAACAGTTAGTCAGATTTCGATTTTACGACTTGTTCCTTTTGTCCACTATCAACTATTAAACTTTTGTTTAATGGAAAGACACCGTGGCTTTAAAGAGTATTCAAAGGCAGCTTTTATTACGAATCTTCCGTTAGCTTTCTTTTACACTGTCTTTGGTCAATTTATTAGTCAATTTACTCCAACGATGATTGTTATAATTTTGTTTTCTTTATCTATTCTTGTTTATGTACTGAGGGAGAAGATGACAATTATTAAGTGGAAAGATTTTTTTAAGGAATCAAAGCTAGAGAAGCAGGGCTAA
- a CDS encoding M42 family metallopeptidase, whose protein sequence is MTKLDDTLAMLKELTDAKGIPGNEREPREVMNKHIAPYADEVTTDGLGSLIAKKVGDANGPKIMVAGHLDEVGFMITQIDDKGFLRFQTVGGWWSQVMLAQRVTIVTRKGDVTGVIGSKPPHILSPEARKKPVEIKDMFIDIGASSREEATEWGVRPGDMVVPYFEFTVMNNEKLLLAKAWDNRIGCAIAIDVLKKLKNEEHPNIVYGVGSVQEEVGLRGARTSAAAIEPDIGFGVDVGIAGDTPGVSEKEAQSKMGKGPQIILYDASMVSHKGLRDLVTDTADELGIPYQFDAIAGGGTDAGSIHISHKGVPSLAITIATRYIHSHAAMLHRDDYENAVKLIVEVIKRLDRETVDRITLE, encoded by the coding sequence ATGACAAAGCTTGATGATACTTTAGCGATGCTCAAAGAATTAACAGATGCCAAAGGAATTCCAGGGAATGAGCGTGAGCCAAGAGAAGTGATGAACAAGCATATTGCTCCGTATGCGGATGAAGTAACAACTGATGGACTTGGAAGCTTAATTGCTAAAAAAGTGGGAGATGCGAATGGTCCGAAGATAATGGTTGCTGGTCACTTGGATGAAGTAGGTTTTATGATCACGCAAATTGATGATAAAGGGTTCCTGCGCTTCCAAACGGTAGGTGGCTGGTGGTCTCAGGTTATGTTAGCGCAGCGAGTCACGATTGTTACAAGAAAGGGAGACGTGACGGGGGTTATCGGGTCAAAGCCGCCACATATTTTATCTCCTGAAGCTAGAAAAAAACCAGTAGAAATTAAAGATATGTTTATTGATATTGGTGCATCAAGTCGTGAGGAAGCAACAGAGTGGGGAGTCCGTCCTGGTGATATGGTCGTTCCATACTTTGAGTTTACTGTGATGAACAATGAAAAGCTTTTATTAGCGAAAGCTTGGGATAATCGGATTGGTTGTGCGATTGCGATTGATGTGTTAAAGAAATTGAAGAATGAAGAGCATCCAAACATTGTATACGGAGTTGGAAGTGTACAAGAAGAGGTAGGCTTACGTGGAGCTCGTACTTCTGCTGCAGCAATTGAGCCTGATATTGGGTTTGGAGTAGATGTTGGAATCGCTGGTGACACTCCTGGTGTGTCGGAGAAGGAAGCGCAAAGTAAAATGGGCAAAGGCCCACAAATCATTCTGTATGACGCAAGTATGGTGTCTCACAAAGGATTAAGAGATTTAGTAACGGATACAGCGGATGAACTTGGAATTCCATATCAATTCGATGCAATTGCTGGTGGTGGCACGGATGCAGGGTCGATCCATATTTCTCATAAAGGAGTCCCTTCCTTAGCAATTACGATTGCAACTCGATACATCCATTCACATGCAGCTATGCTGCACCGTGATGACTACGAGAACGCAGTTAAGTTAATCGTTGAAGTCATCAAACGTCTAGATCGTGAAACAGTAGACCGCATCACACTTGAATAG
- the infC gene encoding translation initiation factor IF-3: MLLNEGIRAREVRLIDQNGEQLGIKSKIEALEIATRVNLDVVLVAPNAKPPVARIMDYGKFKFEQQKKEKEARKNQKIITTKEVRLSPTIDEHDFNTKLRNAIKFLEKGDKVKASIRFKGRAITHKEIGQRVLVRFAEACKEVATVESHPKMDGRSMFMTLAPKNDK, from the coding sequence ATGTTGTTGAACGAGGGTATTCGTGCCCGCGAAGTACGTCTAATTGATCAAAATGGCGAACAACTAGGCATTAAATCAAAAATCGAAGCACTTGAGATTGCTACGCGTGTAAATCTTGACGTTGTTCTTGTTGCACCAAACGCGAAACCACCAGTAGCACGTATTATGGACTACGGTAAGTTTAAGTTTGAGCAGCAGAAGAAAGAAAAAGAAGCACGTAAAAATCAAAAAATCATAACCACTAAAGAAGTTCGACTTAGCCCAACCATTGATGAGCATGACTTTAACACAAAGTTACGTAATGCGATTAAATTCTTGGAAAAAGGCGATAAGGTAAAAGCATCGATTCGATTTAAAGGTCGTGCAATTACACATAAAGAGATCGGACAACGTGTTTTAGTCCGCTTTGCAGAAGCTTGTAAAGAAGTTGCAACAGTGGAATCTCATCCAAAAATGGATGGCAGAAGCATGTTTATGACATTAGCACCTAAAAACGACAAGTAA
- a CDS encoding dUTP diphosphatase — protein sequence MMDLRELFEMQKGLDEHIAEKHELKADSLISRKVLALLVELGELANETRCFKFWSVKGASPKEVILEEFVDGVHFILSLGLDCGLERDVQVEELALVEENVTNQFLSMYETVHRFSAERSTDAYRSMLESYFVLGKMLGFTSEEIKEAYISKNEVNYKRQKEGY from the coding sequence ATGATGGATTTACGAGAGTTATTTGAGATGCAAAAAGGTTTGGATGAACATATCGCAGAAAAACACGAATTAAAAGCAGATAGCCTAATAAGTAGAAAGGTTCTGGCTTTGTTGGTTGAACTAGGTGAACTAGCAAATGAGACACGTTGTTTTAAGTTTTGGAGTGTAAAAGGGGCTTCCCCAAAAGAAGTGATTTTAGAGGAATTTGTAGATGGAGTTCATTTTATTTTATCATTAGGACTTGATTGTGGATTGGAGCGTGATGTTCAGGTAGAAGAACTAGCATTAGTAGAGGAAAATGTGACAAATCAGTTTTTATCCATGTATGAAACGGTTCATCGCTTTTCTGCAGAAAGGAGTACTGATGCGTATCGTAGCATGTTAGAAAGTTATTTTGTTTTAGGTAAGATGCTTGGATTTACGTCAGAAGAGATAAAAGAAGCATATATCTCTAAAAATGAAGTAAATTATAAAAGGCAGAAGGAAGGGTACTGA
- the thrS gene encoding threonine--tRNA ligase produces MSNVVKLTFPDGAVKEFPFGTTTEDVAASISPGLKKKALAGKVDGQLYDLKRPIEQDGAIEIVTQDSADALEILRHSSAHLMAQAIKRLYKNVKLGVGPVIEGGFYYDVDIEESLTPEDLPLIEKEMKKIINENIEIVRKEVSRDEAVQLFKEIGDEYKLELIEAIPAGETVTIYEQGDFFDLCRGVHVPSTGKLKELKLLSIAGAYWRGNSDNKMLQRIYGTAFFKKEDLAEHLRLLEEAKERDHRKIGKELNLFMNSQKVGQGLPMWLPKGATIRRIIERYIVDKESRLGYDHVYTPVMGSVDLYKTSGHWDHYQEDMFPVMEMDNEQLVLRPMNCPHHMMIYKHGIHSYRELPIRIAELGTMHRYEMSGALSGLQRVRGMTLNDAHIFVRPDQIKDEFKRVVGLVLEVYKDFNINDYSFRLSYRDPEDKEKYFDDDQMWEKAQSMLKEAMDDLGLNYFEAEGEAAFYGPKLDVQVKTALGKEETLSTVQLDFLLPERFDLSYVGEDGKQHRPVVIHRGVVSTMERFVAFLIEEYKGAFPTWLAPVQVQVIPVSPDVHFDYAKQVQELLQAEGIRVEMDDRNEKIGYKIREAQMQKTPYMLVVGDNEVAEKAVNVRKYGEQKSEVVSFETFVENLKMEVKR; encoded by the coding sequence ATGTCAAATGTTGTAAAGTTAACGTTCCCAGACGGTGCAGTAAAGGAGTTTCCGTTTGGAACAACAACAGAAGATGTTGCTGCCTCCATTAGCCCAGGGCTTAAAAAGAAGGCATTGGCTGGAAAAGTAGATGGCCAGTTGTATGATCTTAAACGTCCGATTGAGCAAGATGGAGCAATTGAAATTGTCACTCAGGATAGTGCAGATGCACTTGAAATCCTTAGACATAGTAGTGCCCACTTAATGGCACAAGCGATTAAGCGCCTATACAAAAACGTAAAGCTTGGTGTTGGTCCAGTTATTGAAGGTGGATTTTACTACGATGTAGATATTGAGGAATCATTAACACCAGAAGATCTGCCTTTAATTGAAAAAGAAATGAAAAAAATTATTAACGAAAACATTGAGATTGTTCGAAAAGAAGTTAGTCGTGATGAGGCTGTTCAGCTGTTCAAGGAGATTGGCGATGAATACAAGCTTGAGCTGATTGAAGCCATTCCTGCAGGAGAAACAGTAACTATTTATGAACAAGGGGATTTCTTCGACTTATGTCGTGGAGTTCATGTTCCATCGACAGGGAAATTGAAGGAATTAAAACTTCTGAGTATTGCGGGTGCTTATTGGAGAGGCAATAGCGATAACAAAATGCTTCAACGTATATACGGAACAGCTTTCTTCAAGAAAGAAGACTTGGCTGAACATCTTCGTCTACTGGAAGAAGCAAAAGAACGTGATCATAGAAAAATAGGAAAAGAATTAAATTTATTCATGAACTCACAAAAAGTGGGACAAGGCCTTCCAATGTGGCTACCAAAGGGTGCGACGATTCGCCGTATTATCGAGAGATATATCGTGGATAAGGAGTCACGACTTGGTTACGACCACGTGTACACACCTGTGATGGGAAGCGTTGATTTATATAAAACATCAGGGCACTGGGATCATTATCAAGAAGACATGTTCCCGGTTATGGAAATGGACAATGAGCAGCTCGTTTTACGCCCGATGAACTGTCCGCATCATATGATGATCTATAAGCACGGTATTCATAGTTATCGTGAGCTTCCTATTCGTATTGCCGAGCTTGGAACGATGCACCGCTATGAAATGTCTGGAGCACTTTCTGGTCTTCAACGTGTACGTGGAATGACGTTAAACGATGCGCATATTTTCGTTCGTCCAGATCAAATCAAGGATGAATTTAAGCGAGTGGTAGGATTGGTATTGGAAGTGTACAAAGATTTTAATATCAATGATTACTCCTTCCGCCTATCGTACCGTGATCCTGAAGATAAAGAAAAGTATTTTGATGATGATCAAATGTGGGAAAAGGCTCAAAGCATGTTAAAAGAAGCGATGGATGACTTAGGGCTAAATTATTTTGAGGCAGAGGGTGAAGCGGCTTTTTATGGTCCAAAGCTTGATGTTCAAGTGAAGACAGCTCTTGGGAAGGAAGAAACCCTTTCTACTGTCCAGTTAGACTTCTTATTACCAGAACGCTTTGATTTGAGCTATGTGGGTGAGGATGGGAAACAACATCGTCCTGTAGTTATCCACCGTGGTGTCGTATCAACGATGGAGCGTTTTGTTGCGTTCTTGATTGAAGAATACAAAGGAGCTTTCCCTACTTGGTTAGCGCCTGTACAGGTTCAAGTGATTCCAGTTTCTCCTGACGTTCATTTTGACTACGCAAAGCAAGTGCAAGAACTTCTTCAGGCAGAAGGCATTCGTGTCGAAATGGATGATCGTAATGAGAAAATCGGTTACAAGATTCGTGAAGCGCAAATGCAAAAAACTCCTTATATGCTAGTCGTTGGTGACAATGAAGTAGCAGAAAAGGCAGTGAATGTACGAAAATATGGGGAGCAAAAATCAGAGGTTGTTTCCTTTGAAACGTTTGTTGAAAATTTAAAGATGGAAGTTAAGCGCTAA
- the rpmI gene encoding 50S ribosomal protein L35, protein MPKMKTHRGAAKRFKRTGSGKLKRSHAYRSHLFANKSTKAKRKLRKGTLVSSGDYKRIRNLLVNLK, encoded by the coding sequence ATGCCAAAAATGAAAACTCACCGCGGCGCAGCAAAGCGTTTCAAGAGAACAGGATCTGGTAAACTGAAGCGTTCACACGCATACAGAAGCCATTTATTCGCTAACAAATCTACAAAGGCAAAGCGTAAGCTTCGCAAAGGAACTCTAGTTTCTTCAGGCGATTACAAGCGCATCCGTAACTTACTAGTAAATCTTAAGTAA
- a CDS encoding DUF1294 domain-containing protein — MLTYIWIYLLVINIVSCTLMYADKQKAKKNEYRIREATLWQFAFFGGAFGAFIGMKSFRHKTKHPSFKWGLPFLTVLQIGLLLYYVWN, encoded by the coding sequence ATGCTTACATATATTTGGATTTATTTATTGGTAATAAATATTGTCAGTTGTACGTTGATGTATGCTGATAAACAGAAGGCTAAGAAAAATGAATATAGAATTAGAGAAGCAACACTTTGGCAATTCGCCTTTTTTGGAGGAGCATTTGGAGCATTTATCGGAATGAAGTCCTTTCGGCATAAAACGAAGCATCCTAGCTTTAAATGGGGATTGCCGTTTTTGACTGTTCTTCAAATCGGTCTATTGCTTTACTATGTATGGAATTAA
- the rplT gene encoding 50S ribosomal protein L20, whose product MPRVKGGTVTRRRRKKVIKLAKGYYGSKHTLYKVANQQVMKSLMYAFRDRRQKKRDFRKLWITRINAAARMNGLSYSRLMHGLSVAGIEVNRKMLAELAVSDEKAFAELAAAAKQSLAK is encoded by the coding sequence ATGCCACGTGTTAAAGGCGGTACAGTAACTCGCAGACGTCGTAAAAAAGTTATTAAATTAGCAAAAGGTTATTATGGTTCAAAACATACATTATACAAAGTAGCTAACCAACAGGTTATGAAATCTCTAATGTATGCATTCCGTGATCGTCGCCAAAAGAAGCGTGACTTCCGTAAGCTTTGGATCACTCGTATCAATGCAGCAGCTCGTATGAACGGTCTTTCTTATAGCCGTTTAATGCACGGTTTAAGCGTTGCAGGTATCGAAGTAAACCGTAAAATGCTTGCTGAACTTGCAGTAAGCGACGAAAAAGCATTTGCAGAATTAGCTGCAGCTGCTAAGCAAAGCCTAGCAAAATAA
- a CDS encoding sigma-w pathway protein ysdB: MMWLLRMLLIAFILFLIYSAFKFVLNPKRKLELAHEQKQFFLLDDIKNVRKNFLLTYKGVLFEGEKYLGTTENTFEVVSIFIWPHSTSTLNGLSKEDFRYIEMEVAVFYPNAKIDWKSPIHEFMKK; the protein is encoded by the coding sequence ATGATGTGGCTACTACGCATGCTCCTAATAGCATTTATCTTATTTTTAATATACAGCGCCTTCAAATTTGTGTTAAACCCAAAGCGAAAATTGGAGTTAGCTCACGAGCAAAAACAATTCTTTTTACTCGATGATATAAAAAATGTTCGAAAGAATTTCCTCTTAACCTATAAAGGGGTTCTATTCGAAGGGGAAAAATACTTAGGCACAACCGAGAACACCTTCGAGGTTGTTTCTATATTCATTTGGCCACATAGTACCTCTACGCTAAATGGTTTGTCAAAGGAAGATTTCCGTTATATTGAAATGGAAGTAGCTGTTTTTTATCCGAATGCAAAAATTGACTGGAAAAGTCCCATTCATGAATTTATGAAAAAATAA